In Lolium perenne isolate Kyuss_39 chromosome 5, Kyuss_2.0, whole genome shotgun sequence, the sequence aatgtagcagatccgttgactaaagctctccctagggcaaagcatgaccaacaccagaatgccatgggtgttaggtatattacaatgtaatctagattattgactctagtgcaagtgggagactgaaggagatatgccctagaggcaataataaagtggttattatttatatctttatgtttatgataaatgtttatatatcatgctataattgtgttaaccgaaacattagtacatgtgtgatgtgtagacaacaaagagtccctagtatgcctcttaactagcttgttgattaatggatgattagtttcataatcatgaacattggatgttattaataacaaggttatatcattgtatgaatgatgtaatggacacacccaattaagcgtagcataagatctcgtcattaagttatttgctataagctttcgatacatagttacctagtccttatgaccatgagatcatgtaaatcacttataccggaaaggtactttgattacaccaaacgccactgcgtaaatgggtggatataaaggtgggattaagtatccggaaagtatgagttgaggcatatggatcaacagtgggatttgtccatcccgatgacggatagatatactctgggccctctcggtggaatgtcgtctaatgtcttgcaagcatatgaataagttcataagagaccacataccacggtacgagtaaagagtacttgtcaggagacgcggttgaacaaggtatagagtgataccgatgatcaaacatcggacaagtaaaatatcgcgtgacaaagggaattggtatcatatgtgaatggttcattcgatcactaaagtcatcgttgaatatgtgggagccattatggatctccagatcccactattggttattggtcggagtgagtactcaaccatgtccgcatagttcacgaaccgtagggtgacacacttaaagttggatgttgaaatggtagaacttgaatatggaatggagttcgaatatttgttcggagtcccggatgagatcccggacatcacgaggagttccggaatggtccggagaataagattcatatataggatgtcattttatgtgatttaaaatgatttggaaggttctatggaaggttctagaaaagtccggaagaaaccaccaaggaaggcggagtcccggtgggactccacctcccatggccggccaaccctaagggggaggagtcccaagtggactccccaaggggggccggccaccccctcccaaggaaggtggaactcccacctctagtgggagtcctagcttgggtaggtttcatgagttatggaaggttttggtttggggtcttattcgaagacttgtagaccaactcttgggtgttccacctatataatgagggccaaggggagggggccggccaccccaagaccacagcctggccgcaccccctaagtggtcggccaccccctcccaaaccctagccgcccccccccccctctcctccatagctcccgcacgcttagcgaagctccgccggagttctccaccgccaccgacaccacgccgtcgtgctgtcggattcaagaggagctactacttccgctgcccgctggaacgggaggtggacgtcgtcttcatcaacaaccgaacgtgtgaccgagtacggaggtgctgcccgttcgtggcgccggtgatcaagatcttctacgcgcttttgcaagcggcaagtgaacttctaccgcagcaacaagagcctcatcttgtaggctttggaatctcttcaagggtgagactcgataaacccctcgttgctaccgtcttctagattgcatcttggcttggattgcgtgttcgcggtaggaaattttttgttttctatgcaacgttatcctacaatacaATTCAGTGCCAACATCTGAGACCCCAAATTTAGCCTAAATATTAGCTTCAAGATTTTAACAAAAACCGCAACTTTAAGACTTAACTCGGTTTCTAATCATGTTGTGCGTCCGTCTCAGACGGCTTTTATGCAAGGAAGGAATATCCTCGATGGGGTAGTCACTTTGCATGAAACATTGCACGAGCTTCATAGGAAAAAGTTGAATGGAGTTATATTAAAAATTGACTTTGAAAAAGCATATGATAAGGTAAAATGGTCCTTTCTACAACAAACACtcgggatgaaaggtttttcacaAGTGTGGCGTTCTTTAATTCACAATTTCATTTTTGGTGAAAGTGTTGCCGTTAAAGTCAATGATGATGTGGGCAATTACTTTCAGACAAAAAGGGATTGCGGCAAGGCGATCCATTGTCACCCATGTTGTTTAACATAGTggcggatatgcttgcaattATTATTGAACGTGCTAAAGCAGACGGTCTTATTGAAGGAGTAGTTCCACATCTCATTGATGGTGGCCTCTCCatacttcaatatgccgatgatacaattttATTTATGGAACATGAGCTTGAGAAAGCGACGAATCTTAAGTTGATACTATCAGCTTTTGAGAAGCTTTCTGGTcttaaaatcaatttccataaaagtgaattgttctgcttcGGTGAAGCTCAAGACGGGGCCTCCTTATATGCCGATCTATTCGGATGCGGGATTGGTCAGTTTCCAATTAACtacttgggtattccgattcattatcggagacttactaTAGCTGAGTGGAAACAAGTCGAGGAAAGACTTCAAAAACGCCTATCAAGTTGGAAAGGAAAACTGCTGTCTCTAGGCGAACGGTTgttctcattaattcagtactaagtaatatggtactgtatatgatttcctTCTTCCAATTGCCTAAAGGGGTCATGCACCGATTGGATTACTTCCGatctagattcttttggcaagaagatagtgaaaaaaaaaaaagaaatatcgactagcTAAATGGAATGTAGTTTGTCGACCAAAAGACCAGGGGGGGCTCGGTATCCATGATCTTGAGATCAAAAATCGAGCCCTACTTGGAAAATGGTTATTTAAATTTCTTTCAGAAGAAGGTATATGGCAAACGATTCTAAAGAGAAAGTATGTAGGCTCATTGTCCCAGGTGGTTTGGAGAGCTGGAGACTCGCACTTTTGGGCTGTTCTAATGGCGACAAAGAAATTCTTTTTTCCATACACATCTTTCTCGATCAAGGATGGATCTCAGATACGGTTTTGGGAGGAAAAGTGGTTAGGTAATACCACCCTTCGGGAACAGTATCCAGCTTTATACAGTATAGTCCGCCACAAATCTGACACCATTGCAACGGTGATGCAAGATTCACCGGTTAATATGGCATTCAGAAGGGATCTTCTAGGCCCCAGGCTAGTATCATGGAATACTTTGCTGCAACGACTCGAAAGGGTTCAGTTGACGCAGGGATCCGATGTGGTTAGATGGAATCTAAATGAGAGTGGAAAATTCTCTGTAGATTCTGTATAAAGCGTTAATCCAATCAGATACGCCAGTATTTACTAATAAAAAAATCTGGTCTATGAAGATACCACTAAAAACAAAGATCTTTGCTTCATATCTTCGTAGGGGGATAATTCTTACTAAGGATAGTCTTGTAAAGCGTAATTGGCAAGGTAGTAAAAAGTGTGTCTTTTATCATCATGATGAGACAATTAACCATCTTTTTTTCAACTGTcaatttgcgagatctatatggtcaataacCCAAATAGGTTCAACCTTGTATCCTCCTCAGAGTGTTGCCAATATTTTTGGCGGTTGGCTCAATGGGGTGGATCGTAGGTATAAAACTTTTATTAGGGTGGGGTGATTGCCATTATTTGGTCGCTTTAGCTatttagaaatgacaagattttccatGATACTAATTCTTCTTGTTTGCAGGTTATCTACCGATCCACCGCTTTGCTCCGTTCGTGCTCTTTGCTTCAGAAGTCAGAGAGTCGAGACCACTTTATGAAGGTTTCTACATGGTTGGAGGATGTGGCGATAGATATTTTTTTCCCAATATGGATGGCGGCGTAATCTACGGATAGAGTCCTCTGAGTATTAGTTGTCCTTCCATGTTTTTAGTCCTTCAGATTTTGGCCTTTTGATACCTTGTGTGTGCGCTACTATGACACTTTGTGAGtgtgcggctgtgtgcatcttgttatgcagaggctgggtgtaatacttttaaaagtaatgaaagcatcttttatcgaaaaaatataGTACCAAAAGATCACAAGGAAAATAGCAAAAGCGAGAACGTTTCTGAACGTGGCCTGCAATAGGAGAGGCCTAGAACACACTCTTTAATAGATGGTCACTGTGGACCTCTATCTTTTCGAACTAATCAAGGAAATCTCAAGCTGCTAGCCATTTCTTTGACGATCCAAAAAAAAACTAATTTATCTATTACCCACCTGTGTAATTTAACGATTGTAGCCACTAAGTAATTTTGATATAAACTCTACAGTTTGTGCACGATAAACTAAAACTTCTGTTCCTTAATGCAAACACAATAATGAAGCGTTATACGGTGGAACAGAGAAGTCTTGAAACATGGGTTAAACCAACGATGTTTTGACATCATATAAACTACACTGATCTGTTTCCCAGATTTAATGCGAACACAAGATTGGAATATTATATGACGGAACAGAAGATTGAAATATTATATGGGACTCCCTTTGCTAGTTTTACTCAAAGTACAACACGTGATTTAGACCGCTCCTAAAAATCTCGATCAAATAACTTAGCAAAGTTCATGAAAACTCTTAGTACATAGCTAATGCACGTGCCTGCGAAAGTGAATTTCATACCGACGAAAATGGAGGTTTTGCAGTCACTGAGAGAACAGATGTCAAAAAACAATACTCAGCCAACTCCACAGTTTATGCTGCTAAATTAAGTTAACCACGACCAACAGAAACACAAGGGGGCACAACTGACATAATATAGTTCATACATAGTTTTAATACAGCTCATATAATAAATAAAGAACTGCTCGAGTTGGCCAGACAATAAATATGAGATAGCCGGCACAATTAACAGTGAAACTTGATACCCGGCAGAGTTCTCAGATGAAACACCTCCCCATGAAACCTCATGCCAGCCCCTTCACAAATTAATCAGCATGGCATCATCTCCAGTATGCTTCTTGCTAGGGGATTTCAGCAACAGCGTCCCTTGTCGTTTCAGTATTCGATTTGGATCTGGCATAAAAAATTCCATGTGTCTTCATTAATAGTTTGGGAAAGAATAACTGAACCACAGACAATAGATAATAACTAGTGCTAATATATAACCATTACTTTACATTTCGAAGAGAAAAGACGGGTGAAAAAAAAATGCCAGAGGATAAGTGTGAATTGTGTAAGAATTTCACTGTTAGCATCCCCACACTGTTGGCATTTGACTTGCTAACTGGCTGCATACCAGCTCCCATCTCATTGGGATTTACCTATATAATGTGCCGCTAGGTGTTCCTCCCAAACCAGTGGTGCCAAGTGTCTACCAGACCTTCTTGAGATGAGTGGCCTAGCAAATCTTACTTGGGTTGAATTCAGACTATCCACCCTAAACCCTACACTATCTATGTGTGTGATATGATGATGCCATGCATTAAAATATGGTAATTTAGCATGTACTGGGAGTAACAGACCAGCGGTGAAAATGAAGTAAGATGGGTTTACCTAGAGCAGGTTTGAGATATGCGGATATCCTACTTGCATCGTAGCACCTGGCTAAGCGAAGAGTCCTCTTGGCGTCAAACGGGACCACTTCCTTAACAAGCATGTTCCCCATGTCAAGAGCAAGCACCCATGCTGCGTGGCGGCGGTAGTCAATCTTGGCAAGGAAGTAAACAATGTCATCATCTTGCAGGCTGAGGCGTGGCAGGCCAACATGGAGAGTCGAAAAGGTTGGGTCGGCAGCCTTGATGCCAGCATCAACCTTGAGCTTGTGCAGCAACAATGGTTGAGGGGGTATCTGGGTGGAATTAATGCGGTGATCCCTGGTCCAGTCCTCAGAGGAGAAGCTACCTGCCCTGATGCTCCACGTAGCGGCCTTCCAATGAGAGGGTGTTTTAGAGGAGCCGTCGAAGTGGGCATACATGTCAACAAACTTGATGAAGTTACCAACGACGGCAATGTCACGAATACAAGTTGGATTGCCAAACCCCACAGCCTTTTTGGGCATGATGGGCTTGGGAAGCTTGAGGCAACTGAGCTTGGGTTTTTCGTCGAGGACATTGCAGAAGATGATGCTTTGCCATAGATCGACCCAGGCCACGGTGCCCTTGTGTCCTCCGATGGCGAGTGTCTTGGATGTTTGGTTTCGCGGATGTGATTTGAGCAGCACCACGGGCTTCTTGCTCCAGGTGTTGGTATCAGAGTGGTAGATGCAGAGGTGAGAAGTTTCCGGACATCCGAAATGACGAGGTTGTGCAGCGATGACGTAGGTGCAGTCATGGTGGTGCTCCTGGCAGGCTGGTCCCTGGTCATGGTCATGGCCATGGCGATGGCCATGGGGGGCGAGGTGGCAGGGGCGGAGGGAGAAGCCACCGCTGTCGTGGgggctggtggtggtggtgcgttggCAGTGTTTGTTGCACTTGCGCACCATGGCAACTGTGTAGTCGTTGAATTCGTGTTGCTGCCCAGGGTGGGGGAGGTGGTCGAGCTTTGCTGCGCGGGCGTCGTAGATGAAGTATTCTCCGTTGATGGTCAAGACGGCGGATGAAGGATGGCCGACGATGACTCTTAGAAGGACGAGGCCCCCATTGTTCTCTGTGGCGATGATTTGGGGATTGCAGGCGAACTTGGTTTGGTCGATGCCGGTGGCGTGGAAGCACAAGTAAGAGACGAGTGGCGGGGCGGCGGGGCAGAAGGTGACCGTGATGGTGCTGCCCTCGAGTTTGGAACCGACTGCGgtgacggtgacggtggcggtggtggcgttgTGCCGTTGGGAAAAGTAGGCTTCTTGATGGATGAGGACGAAGGGTGGGCACTCACCATCGTCGGGGTAGTCATAGGCAGGAGgagtctcctcctcctcctcggtgtcgcTGGTCACcgagtcctcttcctcctcgcttgCGTCGGATTCCTCCTCACTTGATCCCAGATCGACTGCCTTCAAGCTCTCCGTCAAGCTCCTCATCTCAGATCGATGatgacctctctctctctcttctttttGCTTTTTGGCGGGGAGATTGATGATTGCCTCTTTGCTCCTACGAAATTGGGTGTGTGGATCTCGATTTAAGTTGGGGACGGGAGTGTAGAGGAGGGGCGAGCGGAATCGGAGATTGCGGTCCGGGGTGAAATTGAAATTGGAGGACCGTGATGGACTCCTAATCGTCACAGTGATATCCGGGCTGGAACTTGGGCCTTCGCGTACAACTTGGATACAGCGGACCCCCAGTGCTCGCGGTAACTCGTTTCAATTTTGAAATTCGTTCATAATTCGAAAAAATTTCATATTCCCAAATTTGTTTAAATTTCGAAATCCTGCGAAAAAAAatcgaaatttgttcaaaattcGAATTTGGAAAATGTGTATATtttcaaaaatgttcaaaataTGAATTTGTTCATATTGGAAAACGTTCAAAAAATAATTTAAGTTCCACAAAAATTATTTTGGTTTTCCAAAAGCCGTagagatattgatcacaaaaaaaTCATAAAAGAAACAGCAGAAAAAAAAGGGCAAACCTGATGTGATGAGCCGCGGCCCAGTAAGTACATCCTGGTTGTTTTTTGGATCTGTTCTTCTGTTTCTTCCACCTTTTCCACTTTTTTCAGGTTTGCGTTGTTTCTTTGGTTCTTTtgttattgttttatttcttttctttatttattacttTTTGATTAAAATTCTGAGCAGTTTTTAAATATAAATATTTTTAAAATATGAATAATGGGAATACTCTTCCAAAACAACTAAATGgtacttagagcatccccactcgttggcgctccccacgcccaaatccggcgataaTTTTGGCCGGGTAGGACGAAAAAATGGCGTGGGGAGGGccagtttcccagccgcgatccCAGGCCTAGCCGTTGATTTAATTTTGGAAAACGTAAACTTGACGAAATACGGCAAAAACCTGACGAAATTCGGTAAAAACGACTGAATTTAGACTaactttaatgatatttactatatagagggcgaagttcatacatagaggccgaattcgactatatttcgaattcggctaggggaatacaactctaaattttaaaacacggcgctctacatgcccaaatggcggtagaacaccgtgtagtcgccgtcgtcgtccccatcgtcgtcggagccgtcgtcgtcaaactgcggcggcgcggcctggctgctgccctggccggcgtctccccaccggccgctggtgcgaggcggggacggcgatggcttgtatcattcgtcgtcggaggcttcgaggtcgacgacggggacggcgacgccggatggaggtgtcgcaggcCGGCGGTAGCGAGCGACGTCGTCGGCAGCGGATGGAGCGGCAGCGCGGGTGGCGAGTTGACGCGCGGCGGCCAGGTCCAGcagccgctgctgctccgcctcctcgcgctcccagtcgcgcctcaaccactccagcgcggcgtcttcggggagggcgttgtcggcgggcaccaggtccttaAGCGACctagcgatcgcctccgccacggcggcatcctccgcgcgcttcgcctcctcctcggtgagCTTGTTTGCGGCGGCGTTGATggcggccgcggcgtcctccttcttcgccgacttcctcttccgcccatGCTGCCGGgaggagggttggtcgcggatgacgagggcgccgctgctgtgcCCTCTGCtcggcggtggagacgccggctccttcttgacgcgcgctggtgtcgacggagacgtcgcctcctttttcaccggcgccaaggatggcctcgacgccgatccggaagacgacgagctggcagccatgcgtcGTGGCTGCCAGAtgtttccccggcggcggctggccgatgccctcgatggagggggcatcgtcagcaacgggaagttgccgccctcgatgtgctcgaggacgttCGCCAGCGTCCtatccggcgcgctccaccaacgtcggcggcccgcggcgttgttgcgcggaggcggaggcggcgggccgtcatagaaggcgagctcctgctcccaccgccgcaggaagtacgagttccacgccgtgtagttgtcggggtggtggcgtggcTCCGCGCGCTCCTCGTCCGACATCGTCAGTcgagcctcctcgatggcgacgtcgagggcgtggccccggggcggcggcgggattggtacgccgccagcacttagccgccacccgccgccgggaggcctcgtgtccggcgggcaggggtaccccgcctggtggaggaggtgcccctcccacgcgtggagcgaccggcgggggaagccattgttggctgcgccgtcgtcgtcgtagaacgccatcgggagagtggagggagagtggagcagggatacgcgtcgcggcgagcggagcggcgtatataggcgcggctggcgccggcgattaatgccgcgtggaatgcgacgcgtccgcggcgaactgaccggcggcagcctttactgcgcgcggaagacgatacgCGTGTCGCTGACCGGTTGGGGGCCACCTCCGCGGcgaagacgaaacgaaagcgcgggagagatttctcggcgtttctcgcgctttcgcttcgtccggagtccccgagcgctccccggtaggtcggggttggcgtgggctcgccggatggatgaaagcccaaatccggcgaaaaacgaggaaccgggggcgcggttgggccatttttcgccgtccggatgaaaaaattgCACGCCGGGAGCCtgttcggggagacgagtggagatgctcttataaccAGAGAAGCTAGGAACAGGAGGGGTCCAAAGATCCGGATGAAGCAAAAAAGGGTAGTCTAGGCTGACGTGCTAGCCAGCTAATTTATTACAAACGGGAGGGAAATTGCGAGACAATCTAGAGAGACTATCAGCTCCGGGATGGCCAAGCCCTCGATGCCACATATCACGGGTGGTGGAGACTGTCAATGCGCTCTCGCAGGAGAGACATGATCGCCGATAAAAGGGTAGAGTTCGCCACTGCTACTGGACTTCAGAAGTATTTTCCGCGTGGCTAGATCCTTCACACAAAAGCCATATGGGTCAAACTCAACAGAACAAAGTTTATCTCGAGTGAATTTGTGCACACATATGAGATTTTTAATGACAGAAGGAGAGTACAGGACATGGTTTAAGTAGAAAGGATGAGATGTGAGAGTTGTGTTGCCGGCATAATAGATGGGAATAGTATGTCCATTGCCAACTACAATGCTAGACAGTCAAATAAAATCTACATGCAAGTTGCAGTATTATGATTGATAATTTGATATATCAAACTCTGTTTTCCTAATGAGGTCATGTATGTATGCTGCAAAGGTTTAACTAGCTAGGTAATAGGTGGTAGTTTGTCCAAGTCAAGTATTAACCTCACCTCATGTAAGGTCTACTTACAAAGTATTCACCTCTTTGGCTCATTTCTTAGACACTGAGCTAAATCCTTAGCTTACAGACAATAATTAGCATGTAATCATGTTAGAGTTAGAACATGGATGTATGCAATGATGTATAACGGGCgcttctgctccggtgctcccccccTGGCGAAAAGTGGAATGGTCAAAACACATCAACGGTTCTGATCGTGCGATACCTGTTCGGATTCAGGGTTAATTTCGTAATTTGACGTTTCTGACAGATACGTATAGGGCCCGTACAAGCCCGTATGGCCCGCGACTGTTCTGTACGTATTCGGTCTACCGTCGTGTACGTGGCGAAGTCACGTGCGTGTACCGAAGAGGAAGGGACGTATAAAACCTTCGTCGGCTGCTCCGCCTCCCTCGCCCCACCATTTCCCCCCCAAATCAGGTACGGAGAAAACCCTCTCCCTCGGCCACTTCGTCTTCTCCACTCCGTCTCCAGTGCCAGTTCTCTTCTCCAATCCCTTCTTCTCCGCGCATTTCCGTCGAATCGGAGGCCGATGGAGGGTAGCAGCTCCACTGCGCGGGCGTCCGCCGCTACCTTGGTCAAGAACACCGGCGTGGCGGAGGCAGATGTGGTGCCGGGTGGATGGAGCCGTCGTGGTGCGGCCGCGTCGGGCGGAGGCTTGGTGCTGACGGTGGCGGATGAGCAGGAGCACGGACTCGGCGGCGAGATCGTGCCGGATCTGAATGTGCAGCCAATGGCGGAAGACCCTCTGGTATGTGCTATCCTCTCAACTCCTCAGCTTATTTGCCCTTATTTGATGGTGATTAGGGTTAGATCAAACCGAAGAACAGACGAATCATATATGAATTGTGATAAGGGCTTGATTACTGTGGACCAAATGGATCTAGCAGATTGTCCTATGGTTTGTGTATGTTGGCAAGGGTTTTTTTTAATCTGGTTTGACATCCGTGTGCATTCGTAGTTAAGGGGGATTTTATTGTCATGTGACCCCAATTTATATACCCTGTGCACAATTTATCTGGTTTGATTACCGCGTGCACAATTTATTTGTTAGTAGTATCATCAATTGTTTGGTACAGAGCTTCATTAGTAAGTTTTTATTACATGATTGCATAATTGCTTTAGGATTCACATTGATTTCTAAATCTATGGTAATGTTGTTGTGCTCCAGGAGTGTTATCTTGCTATGATGGCAACAACATTGACATAATAATTTGTTCCCTGCATTTATTTTGTAAAAAATATTATGCAGTCACAGGTTATGTTCAATTTTATCAATTAGTATATATACATGATTGTACACAAACATATGGGAAAATATGTAGTT encodes:
- the LOC127298581 gene encoding uncharacterized protein, which produces MRSLTESLKAVDLGSSEEESDASEEEEDSVTSDTEEEEETPPAYDYPDDGECPPFVLIHQEAYFSQRHNATTATVTVTAVGSKLEGSTITVTFCPAAPPLVSYLCFHATGIDQTKFACNPQIIATENNGGLVLLRVIVGHPSSAVLTINGEYFIYDARAAKLDHLPHPGQQHEFNDYTVAMVRKCNKHCQRTTTTSPHDSGGFSLRPCHLAPHGHRHGHDHDQGPACQEHHHDCTYVIAAQPRHFGCPETSHLCIYHSDTNTWSKKPVVLLKSHPRNQTSKTLAIGGHKGTVAWVDLWQSIIFCNVLDEKPKLSCLKLPKPIMPKKAVGFGNPTCIRDIAVVGNFIKFVDMYAHFDGSSKTPSHWKAATWSIRAGSFSSEDWTRDHRINSTQIPPQPLLLHKLKVDAGIKAADPTFSTLHVGLPRLSLQDDDIVYFLAKIDYRRHAAWVLALDMGNMLVKEVVPFDAKRTLRLARCYDASRISAYLKPALDPNRILKRQGTLLLKSPSKKHTGDDAMLINL